In Bufo gargarizans isolate SCDJY-AF-19 chromosome 6, ASM1485885v1, whole genome shotgun sequence, a single genomic region encodes these proteins:
- the LOC122941235 gene encoding 2',3'-cyclic-nucleotide 3'-phosphodiesterase-like — protein MAASPQLLTGLHTLCPSFGLHNPLRQLTGGTCWKVGSILNRFKLGTSKVLHHRMSSQASKDHPEGQKPPLLVDDHTVATVRESKILVLLRGLPGSGKSTLAKDIEQKYKDTSRLISADLYEIKPVVRSSSGGDYAKLDADLTTCFEKREASLVILDDTHHDRERLDKLFDMANTYHFAVVVLEPKTPWRLDCAQLKDRNHWKLSLEELKNLRPTLEKDLLPLYFGWFLAKRDEDYLRKTSHEFLEQLGNLKAFKKRLQPFGYEDKHKLDLMKHFAKSPNILHCTSKFCDYGKIVGSEEYAQQEAVKKAYSKGYTLHLSALFVTPRTVGAQVELTADQLLLWPSDAEKEVMPKDTLPRGSRAHITLGTAADVQDVQTGIDLLEFVKLQQSGKEGENLGEMSGSVAGKVSYYDNGMWMLNLSQKIEVRSIFSGYYGKPGVSVPLRGSKKGILNQCQIM, from the exons ATGGCCGCCTCCCCGCAGCTCCTCACTGGCCTACACACGCTGTGCCCATCATTTGGACTTCACAACCCGCTGAGGCAACTTACCGGGGGCACCTGCTGGAAG GTTGGATCCATTTTGAATAGGTTTAAGCTAGGAACAAGCAAGGTTCtccaccacaggatgtcctctcAAGCCTCAAAAGATCATCCAGAAGGCCAGAAGCCCCCACTTTTAGTAGATGACCACACTGTGGCGACAGTTAGAGAGTCCAAAATATTAGTTCTTCTGAGGGGTCTTCCCGGGAGTGGTAAGTCCACCCTAGCGAAAGATATTGAACAAAAATACAAGGACACCTCTCGACTAATCTCTGCTGACCTATATGAGATCAAGCCGGTGGTGAGGAGCTCTAGTGGAGGAGATTACGCTAAACTGGATGCTGACTTAACAACTTGCTTTGAGAAGCGTGAAGCTAGTTTGGTCATACTGGACGACACACACCATGACCGGGAACGTCTTGATAAGCTCTTTGATATGGCAAACACGTATCATTTTGCTGTAGTTGTCCTGGAACCTAAGACACCATGGAGGCTGGACTGTGCCCAGTTAAAAGACCGAAACCATTGGAAGCTGTCGTTGGAGGAACTGAAGAACCTGAGGCCTACACTGGAGAAGGACCTTCTTCCTCTGTACTTTGGTTGGTTCCTCGCAAAGCGGGATGAGGATTACCTGAGAAAGACCAGCCATGAATTCCTGGAGCAGTTGGGAAACCTCAAGGCCTTCAAGAAGCGGCTGCAACCAT TTGGCTACGAAGACAAACATAAGTTGGATCTTATGAAACATTTTGCCAAGTCTCCTAACATTCTTCACTGCACTTCCAAATTTTGTGATTATGGGAAGATTGTGGGATCAGAAGAATATGCGCAACAAGAG GCCGTGAAGAAGGCATACTCCAAGGGCTACACTCTCCACCTCTCCGCTTTGTTCGTCACCCCCAGAACAGTCGGAGCACAAGTAGAACTCACGGCAGACCAGCTGCTATTATGGCCTTCAGATGCCGAGAAAGAAGTGATGCCCAAGGATACCTTACCCAGGGGAAGTCGTGCCCATATCACTTTGGGCACTGCCGCTGATGTACAGGATGTTCAAACTGGTATTGACCTTCTTGAGTTTGTAAAATTGCAGCAATCAGGGAAAGAAGGGGAGAATTTAGGAGAGATGAGCGGATCGGTCGCGGGTAAAGTCTCTTACTATGATAATGGCATGTGGATGCTGAACCTGTCCCAAAAAATTGAAGTAAGGTCCATCTTTTCAGGTTACTATGGGAAACCTggtgtcagtgtccctttacgGGGCAGCAAAAAGGGTATTTTAAATCAATGTCAAATTATGTGA